From the Candidatus Cloacimonadota bacterium genome, the window CATTTCTGGCTCTGAACGACGGCAGGGCCGCGGACAGGGAGCTCGTGGACGGCGAGCTTCAGATCTACGGAAATGCGAACGGCGACTGGAAGATAGACGAGAGGGATATCACAGCACTGGAGAGCATAATCTCCGGCGAGGCCGCTGCAGGCGAGTATTCCGATGCCAATCTCGACGGGGTGATAGACGAGAACGATATCAGCCAGGTCCGGGCGCTCATAGACGGAAGTGCTCAGAGGATATGGCTGGTGGACGGCGACGGGCACGACAAGGAGATCAGCAGGGACATCTCCCGCATAGGGTGCGAGTACTACAGCAACACCGAGCTCATGCTGATACTCGGCCAGAAGGACAAGGTGACGGCGGTGGACAACGCCCCTTACCAGGCCAGGGACTTCTACTTCGGGGAGGGCAGCGCGGTAATGAACATGGTCAACATGAACGCCCCCGACTACGAGCTCGTGGAGAGCATGGATCTGGACATCTTGCTCACGTTCACCTACGCCGGGGCGGAGGAGAAGCAGCAGAAGCTAACCGATGTGGACGTAGTGTATCTGGGGATGTACCGGCCGAACGTGGAGGAGCCCACGAAATCGGAATACTTCCAGGGAATACTGAAGGCCGGATACATATTCGGATGCGTGGAGCGTGCGGAGGAGTACATGGGGTGGCTCCTGGACATAAGGGACCGCATAGACAGCGTGACCTCAGGGATATCCGAGGAGGACAAGCCCACGGTCCTGATGACCAACTACTCCTCGTCCTACTTCCAGACGGGGGTGGAGACCTCCACATGGTCCGTCTACACATCCATTGACCCCATGGTGCAGTCCTGCATCCTGGCTGGCGGACATCCCGCCGCCAAGGATGTTCTCACGGAGGATCAGTACTCGGGTACGTCATCCAGAACGCTCTACGCGGTCAAGGTGGCCCCCGAGGCTATAGTGGCGGCGGACATAGATTACGCGTTCTGCCACTGTGT encodes:
- a CDS encoding ABC transporter substrate-binding protein yields the protein MNSKVIALVAVIILLAAGAGTFLALNDGRAADRELVDGELQIYGNANGDWKIDERDITALESIISGEAAAGEYSDANLDGVIDENDISQVRALIDGSAQRIWLVDGDGHDKEISRDISRIGCEYYSNTELMLILGQKDKVTAVDNAPYQARDFYFGEGSAVMNMVNMNAPDYELVESMDLDILLTFTYAGAEEKQQKLTDVDVVYLGMYRPNVEEPTKSEYFQGILKAGYIFGCVERAEEYMGWLLDIRDRIDSVTSGISEEDKPTVLMTNYSSSYFQTGVETSTWSVYTSIDPMVQSCILAGGHPAAKDVLTEDQYSGTSSRTLYAVKVAPEAIVAADIDYAFCHCVKYTFAATVVAGPDHGYAVSDQTQMDEALATAQGRDLVDIDNIVIIAGDFRNGASGCMLLAAYMAKILHPDLFADMDPLEYHQSYVSDWMGIEDYDIRSDGVFISPAMA